A genomic window from Triticum urartu cultivar G1812 chromosome 7, Tu2.1, whole genome shotgun sequence includes:
- the LOC125521087 gene encoding protein FAR1-RELATED SEQUENCE 5-like, translated as MMARQERDPDYFFKYLVDKDGHLKGLFWSDTQSRLDYEAFGDVVVFDSTYRTNKYNMPFVPFVGLNHHRSTVIFGCGIISHETNEAYEWMLRTFSEAMSQKHPISVITDGDLAMQRAIRVVWPDSYHMLCVWHIQQNIVLHLHDDEVREEFRSFIYDSSSIEEHERKWIEFLRRNEVTSEESWLHQMYQMRKLWCAPYLVGRCFLGLSSNQRSESLNSMLHTHLEGKMTLFDMLEHYERCLSGRRLNEAILDIVALQSIPFTDADASSLEKHAARVFTPCMFQLVRWSINAVSKCVISEILDAWELTTYVVAKIDRREKKFEVRCEMKEGSLYRISCSCRKLECLGTPCSHIFYILGIRQVEVLPRCCVPMRWTMSAKSAFPPTRKSEMYDYLASLVRYRELRNLSHAACFRACQSSEEYQRLKMILSEQDGSKESSRGQEECIRFGPVLPQTTEIDCGDLEKVLDPVHVQGRGAPKKRLQAKMKKQRSKRKCGYCGVEGHDRRTCNKLKEEMMAANC; from the coding sequence ATGATGGCGCGGCAAGAGAGAGACCCAGATTATTTCTTCAAATACTTGGTTGATAAAGATGGGCATCTGAAGGGATTGTTCTGGTCCGATACTCAATCCCGCCTTGACTACGAGGCTTTCGGCGATGTTGTGGTTTTTGATAGCACATACAGGACCAATAAGTACAATATGCCGTTTGTTCCGTTTGTCGGGTTGAATCACCACCGCAGCACAGTTATCTTTGGATGCGGGATAATTTCTCATGAAACTAACGAGGCGTACGAGTGGATGTTGCGGACATTTTCTGAAGCCATGTCGCAGAAGCATCCGATATCTGTAATCACTGACGGGGACCTTGCAATGCAAAGAGCGATTAGGGTGGTGTGGCCTGACTCATACCACATGCTGTGCGTATGGCACATTCAGCAGAACATCGTACTCCATCTGCATGATGATGAGGTTAGGGAAGAATTCAGATCTTTCATATATGACTCGTCTTCTATTGAAGAGCATGAGAGAAAATGGATAGAGTTCTTACGAAGGAATGAAGTGACAAGTGAGGAGTCATGGTTGCATCAGATGTATCAGATGAGGAAGTTGTGGTGTGCTCCATACCTGGTGGGGCGCTGTTTCTTAGGATTGAGCAGCAATCAGCGGAGTGAGAGCCTAAACTCCATGCTACATACACATCTTGAGGGTAAGATGACCTTGTTTGATATGTTAGAGCACTATGAGCGTTGCCTTTCGGGACGACGCTTGAACGAGGCGATCCTAGACATCGTGGCCTTGCAGTCCATTCCATTTACAGACGCTGATGCTTCAAGTCTCGAGAAACATGCTGCCCGGGTTTTCACGCCTTGTATGTTTCAGTTGGTCAGATGGAGCATAAATGCTGTCAGCAAATGTGTTATCAGCGAGATACTAGATGCATGGGAGTTGACTACATATGTTGTGGCTAAGATCGATAGAAGAGAGAAGAAGTTTGAAGTGCGCTGTGAGATGAAGGAAGGTTCTTTGTATAGGATAAGTTGTTCTTGTCGTAAGCTGGAATGCTTGGGAACACCATGCTCTCACATATTCTACATCTTGGGAATACGTCAAGTGGAAGTGCTGCCTAGGTGTTGTGTTCCCATGAGGTGGACGATGAGTGCGAAGTCTGCATTCCCTCCGACCAGAAAGAGTGAGATGTACGACTATTTGGCAAGCCTTGTGAGGTACCGTGAGTTGCGGAATTTGAGTCACGCAGCATGTTTCCGGGCATGTCAATCTAGTGAGGAGTATCAGCGTCTGAAGATGATTCTGAGTGAACAAGATGGCAGCAAGGAATCAAGCCGTGGTCAGGAGGAATGCATTAGGTTTGGTCCGGTGCTACCACAGACGACGGAAATTGATTGTGGAGATTTGGAAAAGGTTCTGGACCCAGTGCATGTGCAAGGCCGAGGTGCACCGAAGAAAAGGTTGCAGGCAAAGATGAAGAAGCAAAGGTCAAAGAGGAAATGTGGCTA